One segment of Elusimicrobiota bacterium DNA contains the following:
- the dtd gene encoding D-aminoacyl-tRNA deacylase, translated as MRALIQRVSRASVRLPGGETRAIGKGLLIYLGVGKGDGEQAAARLVEKIINLRIFSNSDNKFDRSLLDEKGSALVISQFTLFANTRGGRRPDFTAAAHPDLARPLCERFSQLLRAAGVPVAAGEFGAHMEIDSLNDGPVTIWLDSDAI; from the coding sequence ATGCGCGCCCTCATTCAGAGAGTGTCGCGGGCCAGCGTGCGTCTGCCCGGCGGGGAGACCCGCGCCATCGGCAAAGGCCTGCTCATCTATCTCGGGGTCGGCAAAGGCGACGGGGAGCAAGCCGCGGCCAGACTCGTAGAAAAGATAATTAATCTCAGGATCTTTTCCAACTCTGACAACAAATTCGACAGGTCCCTGCTAGATGAGAAAGGCTCGGCCTTGGTCATCTCCCAGTTCACCCTTTTCGCCAACACCAGAGGCGGCCGGCGGCCCGATTTCACCGCCGCAGCCCACCCGGACCTCGCCCGCCCCCTCTGCGAGCGCTTCAGCCAGCTGCTCCGCGCAGCGGGCGTGCCCGTGGCCGCCGGGGAGTTCGGCGCCCACATGGAGATCGATTCCCTCAACGACGGCCCGGTCACCATCTGGCTCGACTCCGACGCGATATAG